Proteins encoded within one genomic window of Clostridia bacterium:
- the flgK gene encoding flagellar hook-associated protein FlgK, producing MRSTFMGLTTAYKGLSAQQRALDITGHNVANANTEGYTRQDVIMQASSALKVLEGYVGTGVDIGEFRRIRDEFLDIQMRTENKALGEWEVKSDILDKLEVIFNEPSDTALRSVLDQFWEAWQVLAKNPEGVAARTTVVQRGISLANTFNHLAAQFIDLQADINKSIEVKVNEINSQARQIRDLNAQIIKAEASGKKANDLRDRRDLILEQLAKNIAIDVVEDDLGAVNVTVGGRFLVSRTELATLKFTDDFSDPTQAKLEWCDPFTGAPQGTLRANGGILKGYLDMRDEVIVQYHQQISELAKTIAEKTNELHGEGYGLDGSTELDLFVKLDIQSDFSAGNIEVNQEIIDDLNKLATGLGVWDEDAEEMVSYQGDGSNALRIAQLKHALIMTDGLASFDDFYRSLIGQLGIQGQEAFQMVENRSSLVEQLQNRRASVSGVSLDEEMVNMIRFQHAYSAAARVLNVMDEMLDTVVNRLGLAGR from the coding sequence GTGCGTTCAACTTTTATGGGTTTAACTACTGCTTATAAAGGGCTTTCAGCTCAACAAAGGGCCTTAGATATTACCGGTCATAATGTAGCTAATGCCAATACTGAAGGATATACTCGCCAGGATGTGATTATGCAGGCTTCTTCAGCCTTGAAGGTTTTAGAGGGATATGTAGGCACTGGAGTGGATATCGGTGAATTCAGAAGAATTAGGGATGAGTTTTTGGATATTCAAATGCGTACAGAAAACAAGGCTTTAGGTGAATGGGAAGTTAAATCCGATATTTTAGATAAATTAGAAGTTATATTTAATGAACCATCTGATACGGCTTTGCGTTCGGTATTAGATCAGTTTTGGGAAGCCTGGCAAGTATTGGCCAAAAATCCAGAAGGGGTAGCGGCACGTACTACGGTAGTACAAAGGGGCATTTCTTTAGCCAATACTTTTAATCACTTGGCTGCTCAATTTATCGATTTGCAGGCTGATATAAATAAAAGTATAGAAGTTAAAGTAAATGAAATTAATTCTCAAGCTAGACAAATTAGGGATTTAAATGCTCAAATTATTAAAGCAGAAGCTTCGGGCAAAAAAGCTAATGATTTGCGGGATCGCCGTGATCTAATTTTAGAACAATTGGCTAAAAATATAGCTATTGATGTTGTGGAAGATGATTTGGGAGCAGTTAATGTGACGGTGGGAGGACGTTTTTTAGTTAGTCGTACTGAATTGGCTACCCTAAAGTTTACCGATGATTTTTCGGATCCTACTCAGGCCAAGTTGGAATGGTGTGATCCTTTTACAGGTGCACCACAGGGCACCCTCAGAGCCAATGGCGGTATTTTAAAAGGCTATTTGGATATGCGGGATGAAGTAATTGTGCAATATCATCAGCAGATATCAGAATTAGCCAAGACCATTGCTGAAAAGACAAATGAATTACACGGAGAGGGTTATGGTTTGGATGGTAGTACTGAATTAGACCTTTTTGTTAAATTAGATATTCAGTCAGATTTTAGTGCTGGCAACATAGAAGTCAATCAGGAAATTATTGATGATCTGAATAAATTAGCTACTGGTTTGGGCGTGTGGGATGAAGATGCTGAGGAAATGGTTTCTTATCAAGGTGATGGCAGTAATGCTTTAAGAATTGCTCAGTTAAAACATGCTTTAATTATGACTGATGGTTTAGCTTCTTTTGATGATTTTTATCGATCTTTGATTGGTCAATTGGGGATTCAAGGGCAAGAGGCCTTTCAGATGGTAGAAAATAGATCTTCACTAGTAGAACAGCTGCAAAATCGACGGGCTTCGGTATCAGGTGTTTCTTTAGACGAAGAAATGGTGAATATGATTAGATTTCAGCATGCCTATAGTGCTGCGGCCCGGGTCCTGAATGTCATGGATGAAATGCTGGATACGGTTGTTAATCGTTTAGGTTTGGCAGGACGATAG
- a CDS encoding flagellar protein FlgN, translating into MEPTCRKLIELITEQKLGYQNLKELSSQKRQALIAGDLEKLASLTEKEEALILQLGKLENQRQECFLELAAKGGFDETATLQEALPFLPAVCQVQLKELQADFAVLIEKLSQLNEENMSLLEQSLQFVNFTAEALSEQSKPVYDAEQQIKMEQLRNLLDKKV; encoded by the coding sequence ATGGAGCCTACATGCCGGAAATTAATTGAATTGATTACAGAGCAAAAGTTAGGGTATCAAAATTTGAAGGAATTATCTTCACAAAAACGGCAAGCCTTAATTGCGGGGGATTTAGAAAAGCTGGCCTCTTTAACTGAAAAAGAGGAGGCCTTAATTTTGCAATTGGGGAAATTGGAAAATCAAAGACAAGAATGTTTTTTAGAGTTGGCGGCAAAGGGAGGTTTTGATGAAACCGCAACTTTGCAGGAAGCTTTACCTTTTTTACCCGCGGTTTGTCAAGTGCAATTAAAAGAATTGCAAGCGGATTTTGCGGTGTTAATAGAAAAATTGTCTCAATTAAATGAAGAAAATATGAGTCTGTTGGAACAGTCTTTACAGTTTGTTAATTTTACCGCTGAGGCATTAAGTGAACAATCAAAGCCGGTTTATGATGCTGAACAGCAAATTAAGATGGAGCAATTGCGTAATTTGTTGGATAAAAAAGTTTGA
- the flgM gene encoding flagellar biosynthesis anti-sigma factor FlgM has translation MRIINQSIPEVAQVYKRQNELKKSDKIEKTAQQDEIKLSSEARFFNVAKSALQELPETREEKIAELREAIQSGTYDVNLEELAEKIWWECFA, from the coding sequence ATGCGGATTATTAATCAATCTATACCAGAAGTCGCTCAAGTTTATAAACGGCAAAATGAATTAAAAAAATCTGACAAAATTGAAAAAACTGCCCAGCAGGATGAAATTAAGCTTTCTTCGGAAGCCAGGTTTTTTAATGTAGCTAAAAGTGCTTTGCAAGAGTTGCCGGAAACCAGAGAGGAAAAAATAGCCGAATTGCGTGAGGCTATTCAGTCTGGGACTTATGATGTGAATCTAGAGGAATTAGCAGAAAAAATCTGGTGGGAGTGCTTCGCCTAA
- a CDS encoding MerR family transcriptional regulator, with protein MDLRNCPQCGKVFNFIRTNLCPECQEKDEQAFREIRKYITQHPGATAIEVSKNTGISEEKVLRFLREGRLSAGAEHQSNYTCELCGKPVLRERYCLACREKLTEGLKKTIIEENKEQQNRALGNSGKAKMHTADLRKKRK; from the coding sequence ATGGATTTAAGAAATTGTCCGCAATGTGGTAAGGTGTTTAATTTTATTAGAACTAATCTTTGTCCGGAATGTCAAGAAAAAGATGAGCAGGCCTTTCGGGAAATCCGTAAATATATTACACAGCATCCGGGGGCTACTGCTATTGAGGTTAGTAAAAATACGGGTATTAGTGAAGAAAAGGTGCTGCGTTTTTTAAGGGAAGGGCGTCTTTCTGCAGGAGCAGAACATCAGAGTAATTATACTTGTGAATTATGTGGTAAACCGGTATTGCGGGAACGCTACTGTTTGGCTTGTCGGGAAAAGTTGACTGAGGGCTTGAAAAAAACAATAATTGAGGAAAATAAAGAACAGCAGAACCGTGCGTTGGGAAATAGTGGAAAGGCTAAAATGCATACAGCTGATTTACGTAAGAAAAGAAAATAG
- a CDS encoding ComF family protein, with protein sequence MSKWGEAILNLLFPETKFCCICQRENKNMQSLQLCFECAQKILEISETIQTCPHCGFFTGGASCPTCGSWSESLKVSTVVPYEGIFRDLILNFKFNGQQTLAEPLGFLMASRLRRLGLVEKIAGVVPVPLSESREKERGFNQSLLLAEVIAEELGKPLWTVLTRKHFQAPQSSLNRRERLKNITGAFQYSPTRKIKNGNILLVDDVLTTGATLLSCARVLRQYGVKDVRAITWAGGYNLKILGEKTKNWFYFDEY encoded by the coding sequence TTGAGTAAATGGGGGGAGGCCATTCTCAATCTTTTATTTCCCGAAACTAAATTCTGCTGTATATGTCAGCGTGAAAACAAGAATATGCAATCTTTACAATTGTGTTTTGAATGTGCCCAAAAGATTTTGGAAATTAGTGAAACTATTCAAACGTGTCCTCATTGCGGTTTTTTTACCGGAGGTGCTTCTTGTCCGACATGTGGTAGTTGGTCTGAATCTTTAAAAGTAAGTACAGTTGTTCCTTATGAAGGTATTTTTAGGGATTTGATATTGAATTTTAAATTCAATGGTCAGCAGACATTAGCCGAACCATTAGGTTTTTTAATGGCCAGTCGGTTGAGGAGATTGGGATTGGTAGAAAAAATTGCAGGGGTAGTTCCCGTACCCCTTAGTGAAAGTCGGGAAAAAGAACGCGGTTTTAATCAAAGTTTACTTTTGGCGGAAGTAATAGCAGAGGAGCTTGGTAAACCTTTATGGACTGTTTTAACTAGAAAACATTTTCAAGCACCTCAATCTAGTTTAAATCGTCGGGAACGACTTAAAAATATTACTGGTGCTTTTCAATATTCGCCGACTAGAAAAATTAAAAATGGTAACATTTTGCTAGTAGATGATGTTTTAACAACTGGTGCCACTTTATTAAGCTGTGCACGTGTTTTACGACAATATGGGGTTAAAGATGTACGGGCTATAACTTGGGCTGGTGGTTATAATCTTAAAATTTTAGGGGAGAAGACAAAAAATTGGTTTTACTTTGATGAATATTAA
- the codY gene encoding GTP-sensing pleiotropic transcriptional regulator CodY, whose product MQLLLEKTRTLHQLLQKSAEQVLSYGTIVEEVSRLLAASVYIVDRDGNLLGKEELVTFRGGIFPEEELARGYFSENNQQWLFGFTHTEVNFVPQGTNFYCILTPVIGNRERMGTVIYAREGKPYTAAEIILAEYGASVAGMQILRKVNERLENEARKKTVVQLALEVLSYSELEAVKYIFNEIEGSEGFLVASRLAEEYKLTRSVIVNALRKLESAGVIDARSLGMKGTYIKVLNDHLYEQLAEI is encoded by the coding sequence ATGCAGTTGTTGTTAGAAAAAACAAGAACCCTACATCAATTATTACAAAAGTCGGCTGAACAGGTGTTAAGTTATGGGACCATTGTAGAAGAGGTATCTCGTTTGTTGGCAGCTAGTGTTTATATTGTTGATCGGGATGGTAATTTGTTGGGGAAAGAGGAATTAGTTACTTTTCGAGGGGGCATTTTTCCGGAAGAAGAATTAGCTAGAGGCTATTTTTCGGAAAATAATCAACAGTGGTTATTTGGTTTTACACATACTGAGGTAAACTTTGTCCCTCAGGGAACCAATTTTTACTGTATTTTAACCCCGGTAATTGGCAACCGCGAAAGAATGGGTACGGTGATTTATGCTCGGGAAGGTAAGCCTTATACGGCGGCGGAAATAATTTTGGCGGAATATGGAGCTAGTGTGGCTGGAATGCAAATCTTGCGTAAAGTTAATGAACGTTTGGAAAATGAAGCTCGTAAAAAGACAGTGGTACAGTTGGCTTTAGAGGTGCTTTCTTATTCGGAATTGGAGGCCGTTAAATATATTTTTAACGAAATTGAAGGTTCGGAAGGGTTTTTAGTGGCCAGTAGGTTAGCTGAAGAATATAAGTTGACCCGTTCCGTAATCGTGAATGCCTTACGTAAATTGGAAAGTGCGGGTGTAATTGATGCTCGTTCCTTGGGTATGAAAGGTACATATATTAAAGTACTGAACGATCATCTGTATGAACAATTGGCCGAAATATAG
- a CDS encoding oxaloacetate decarboxylase subunit alpha, producing MEKRTIAITDTTWRDSHQSLLATRMRIEDMLPIAEKMDAVGFYSMEVWGGATFDTCMRFLNEDPWERLAKIRQALKKTKLQMLLRGQNLVGYQHYADDVVEEFVKKAVAHGMDIFRIFDALNDVRNLAKAMEVAKKEGAHVQAAISYTISPVHDLDYYLNLVGQYRDAGADSLCIKDMAGILKPYAAYELVKEIKKNYDLPVQMHTHYTSGMAAMMYLKAVEAGAEIMDTAISSMALGTSQPATEAMVATLADTPYDTGLNLKLLAEIADYFKEVREKYQDYDVFKAGIDTNVLLYQVPGGMLSNFISQLQQQNALHKLPEVLAEVPRVREDLGYPPLVTPTSQIVGTQAVLNVLTGKRYQRVTNQVKNYLRGLYGATPVPVNEDLRREIIGDEPPITCRPADNLEPQLEKARQEIGPYLQKEEDIISYAIFPQVAKTFLEERYAGKCGVDLNLAKENEAKLGGKVYPI from the coding sequence ATGGAAAAAAGAACAATTGCGATTACAGATACTACTTGGCGTGATAGCCATCAATCTTTATTAGCGACTCGAATGCGTATTGAAGATATGCTCCCCATAGCTGAAAAAATGGACGCAGTGGGGTTTTACTCTATGGAGGTTTGGGGAGGAGCTACTTTTGATACTTGTATGCGTTTTTTAAATGAAGATCCCTGGGAGAGGTTGGCTAAAATTAGACAGGCTTTAAAAAAGACAAAGCTGCAAATGCTTTTACGGGGACAAAACTTGGTGGGTTATCAGCATTATGCTGATGATGTGGTCGAAGAGTTTGTTAAAAAGGCGGTAGCCCATGGTATGGACATCTTCCGGATTTTTGATGCTTTAAATGATGTTCGTAATTTAGCCAAAGCTATGGAGGTGGCTAAAAAGGAAGGGGCACATGTGCAAGCAGCCATTTCATACACAATTAGTCCAGTCCATGATTTAGACTATTACTTAAATTTAGTGGGTCAATATCGTGATGCAGGGGCTGATTCATTGTGTATTAAGGATATGGCTGGTATTTTAAAACCTTATGCGGCTTATGAATTAGTCAAGGAAATAAAAAAGAATTATGATTTACCTGTACAAATGCATACTCATTATACTAGTGGTATGGCGGCTATGATGTATTTGAAAGCTGTGGAAGCTGGGGCGGAAATAATGGATACTGCAATTTCATCAATGGCATTGGGTACATCACAGCCAGCTACAGAGGCTATGGTAGCTACTTTAGCTGATACACCTTATGATACTGGTTTAAATTTGAAACTTTTGGCGGAAATAGCGGACTATTTTAAAGAGGTTCGTGAGAAATATCAGGATTATGATGTTTTTAAAGCTGGTATTGATACTAATGTGCTCTTATATCAAGTGCCGGGGGGAATGTTATCTAACTTTATATCACAACTACAGCAGCAAAATGCTCTGCATAAATTACCAGAAGTATTGGCTGAGGTACCACGGGTTCGTGAAGATTTAGGTTATCCACCTTTGGTTACTCCTACCAGTCAAATAGTAGGAACCCAAGCTGTACTTAATGTTTTAACAGGTAAGCGCTACCAAAGGGTGACTAATCAGGTGAAAAATTATTTACGCGGGCTTTATGGAGCTACACCTGTACCGGTGAATGAAGATTTGCGGCGTGAGATTATTGGAGATGAACCTCCTATAACTTGTCGGCCGGCAGATAATCTTGAACCACAATTGGAAAAAGCACGTCAGGAAATTGGACCTTATTTACAAAAAGAAGAAGACATTATTTCCTACGCTATTTTCCCACAAGTTGCCAAGACTTTTTTAGAAGAACGTTATGCAGGTAAATGTGGAGTAGATTTAAATTTAGCTAAAGAAAATGAAGCTAAATTAGGTGGTAAAGTTTATCCGATTTAA
- a CDS encoding efflux RND transporter permease subunit has protein sequence MKLSRFAVKRPITVIMLFLFIVILGMVSMQKLNLDLFPELELPLALAMTGYENVGPEEIEELVTRPLENVLGTVGGIKNISSVSQRGSSMVLLEFSWGTDMNYALNQMREKIDLVSGFLPSGVDKTMILKLDPNMMPIMVLGLSGEKQLVELDKLANDVLKPRLERVEGVASVTISGGVKREVLISVAPQRLLAYGLSLEQIVGQLAMENRDLSAGVVEEGSREQMVRVIGEFKSIEEIENVFLPLPTGGRIRLAEIAKVEDTLKDDREFVYMNGQPSVQVAIQKQTDANTVKVSSAVEQVLADFKKEMPAGMTLIIGFDQAEYINLALDQVKDNAYLGAGLAILILFLFLHNFRSTLIIGVAIPIAIIATFILMFFGGLTLNIITLGGLALGVGMMVDCAIVILENIYRYRQNGYTLIEAAREGADEVALAVTASTFTTIVVFLPLVYVEGLASQIFRPMALTVSFALLASLVVALTLVPTLSSKFLRVKNSTSQSGVKHKLLKTWDSVFIFFNEVYRRLLGWAIKHRKTVIFTTFVLFIISLALFPRVGMEFLPQSDSGDYLVNISLPNGTSVTETERITKQVASYIEALPEHEWALYAIGVGGSTLGGGATPEKASISGKLVRKNERTRSIDEVLDELRKNCAQIPGAKIEVSSFDTAMGGLQTPLEIGISGDDLDVLQAFANTVAARVKEVPGTREVKTSIDDARPELHFKLKKEKAEEYGIGTQQVASLLSTALSGTPATRYREKGEEIDVRLKIEEKYCSSISALESLMLAAPNGSLVHLGDLVEIELAKGPTEIRRKNQTRHLTISGDIFERDLQSVMVDIQKSLDDLLIPAGVQLEFGGAHQEMVEAFTDLSLALILAIVLVYMILAAQFEGLLAPFIIMFSIPPTLIGVVGALLLTKRTFSIPTFIGVIMLAGIVVNNAIVLVDYINTLRFRDGLEREAAILQAGPTRLRPILMTTLTTVLALLPLTIGLGEGAEFSAPMATAVAGGLIVSTLITLVLIPCMYIVFDNLSNRFQRRGRKAAKVSEVVK, from the coding sequence ATGAAGCTTTCTCGTTTTGCTGTTAAACGTCCGATTACAGTTATCATGCTCTTTTTATTTATTGTTATTTTAGGCATGGTTTCTATGCAGAAATTAAATTTAGATTTATTTCCGGAATTGGAATTGCCCCTGGCTTTAGCTATGACTGGTTATGAAAATGTCGGACCAGAGGAAATTGAGGAATTGGTTACTCGACCTTTGGAAAATGTTTTGGGTACAGTAGGTGGGATTAAAAATATTAGTTCGGTATCTCAGCGTGGTAGTTCGATGGTTTTATTGGAATTTAGTTGGGGTACTGACATGAATTATGCCTTAAACCAAATGCGGGAAAAAATAGATTTGGTAAGTGGTTTTTTGCCTAGTGGTGTAGACAAAACCATGATTTTAAAATTAGACCCCAATATGATGCCTATTATGGTTTTAGGGCTAAGTGGGGAAAAACAATTAGTGGAACTGGATAAATTGGCTAATGATGTTTTAAAACCGCGTTTGGAAAGGGTAGAGGGAGTAGCCTCTGTTACCATTTCTGGGGGAGTGAAAAGAGAAGTTTTGATTTCGGTAGCTCCCCAGCGTTTATTGGCTTATGGTCTTTCCCTTGAACAGATTGTGGGTCAATTAGCCATGGAAAACAGAGATTTATCGGCAGGTGTTGTTGAAGAAGGCTCTCGAGAACAAATGGTCAGGGTGATTGGCGAATTTAAAAGTATAGAAGAAATAGAGAATGTTTTTTTACCATTACCTACTGGTGGCCGTATTCGTTTAGCGGAAATAGCAAAGGTAGAAGATACTTTAAAAGATGATCGGGAATTTGTTTATATGAATGGACAGCCTAGTGTACAGGTAGCTATACAAAAACAGACAGATGCCAATACAGTAAAAGTATCGAGTGCTGTGGAGCAAGTTTTGGCAGATTTCAAAAAGGAAATGCCAGCAGGCATGACCTTGATTATTGGTTTTGATCAAGCAGAATATATTAATTTGGCTTTGGATCAGGTTAAAGATAATGCGTATTTGGGTGCGGGATTGGCGATTTTAATTCTTTTTTTATTCCTTCATAATTTTCGCAGTACCTTAATTATTGGTGTGGCGATTCCCATAGCCATTATCGCTACTTTTATTTTAATGTTTTTCGGTGGTTTAACTTTAAATATTATTACATTGGGTGGTTTGGCTTTAGGTGTGGGGATGATGGTTGATTGTGCGATTGTTATCCTGGAAAATATTTATCGTTATCGACAAAATGGTTACACTTTGATCGAGGCAGCCCGTGAGGGGGCTGATGAGGTTGCTTTGGCTGTTACGGCCTCCACCTTTACTACAATTGTTGTTTTTTTACCTTTGGTATATGTAGAGGGCTTGGCTTCTCAGATTTTTCGACCTATGGCTTTGACGGTTTCCTTTGCCTTATTGGCTTCTTTGGTGGTAGCTTTAACTTTGGTGCCCACATTATCTTCCAAGTTTTTGCGGGTGAAAAACTCTACTTCTCAAAGTGGTGTAAAACATAAATTATTGAAGACTTGGGATAGTGTTTTTATCTTTTTTAATGAGGTTTATCGCCGTTTATTAGGTTGGGCGATTAAACACCGTAAAACCGTTATTTTTACCACTTTTGTGCTTTTTATAATTAGTTTGGCTTTATTTCCGCGGGTAGGTATGGAGTTTTTGCCGCAATCAGATAGTGGGGATTATCTGGTAAATATTAGTTTGCCTAATGGTACTTCAGTTACCGAAACTGAACGGATAACCAAACAGGTAGCTAGTTATATCGAAGCTTTACCTGAACATGAATGGGCTCTTTATGCTATTGGGGTAGGAGGAAGTACTCTTGGTGGTGGAGCGACACCGGAAAAAGCTTCGATTAGCGGTAAATTGGTACGTAAAAATGAACGTACCCGTTCGATTGATGAAGTATTAGATGAATTAAGAAAAAACTGTGCCCAGATTCCTGGGGCTAAGATTGAGGTTAGTTCTTTTGATACGGCCATGGGCGGTTTACAGACACCTTTGGAAATCGGTATTAGTGGTGATGATTTGGATGTATTGCAAGCTTTTGCTAATACAGTGGCTGCTCGGGTTAAAGAGGTACCTGGTACTAGAGAAGTGAAAACCAGTATTGATGATGCTCGTCCGGAATTGCATTTTAAATTAAAAAAAGAAAAAGCCGAGGAATATGGAATTGGTACTCAGCAAGTGGCCTCACTTTTATCTACAGCTTTAAGTGGGACACCAGCTACTCGTTACCGAGAAAAAGGTGAAGAAATAGATGTAAGGTTAAAGATCGAGGAAAAATATTGTAGTAGTATTAGTGCTTTGGAATCTTTAATGTTAGCTGCACCTAATGGTTCACTAGTTCATTTGGGTGATTTAGTAGAGATTGAATTAGCAAAGGGACCTACCGAAATTAGGCGGAAAAATCAAACTAGACATTTAACCATTAGTGGTGATATTTTTGAACGAGATTTACAAAGTGTGATGGTTGATATTCAAAAGTCTCTAGATGATTTACTGATCCCTGCTGGGGTACAGCTTGAATTTGGTGGGGCTCATCAGGAAATGGTAGAAGCCTTTACTGATTTAAGTTTAGCTTTAATTTTAGCGATAGTCTTGGTATACATGATTTTAGCTGCCCAGTTTGAAGGTTTATTGGCACCTTTCATTATTATGTTTTCTATCCCACCAACCTTAATTGGGGTAGTGGGGGCTTTGCTTTTAACTAAACGTACCTTTAGTATTCCTACTTTTATTGGTGTAATCATGTTAGCCGGGATAGTGGTGAATAATGCCATTGTTTTGGTGGATTATATTAATACTTTAAGATTTAGAGATGGTTTGGAACGCGAGGCGGCAATTTTGCAGGCAGGTCCTACTCGTTTACGGCCTATTTTAATGACTACTTTGACTACTGTTTTAGCCTTACTGCCTTTGACCATCGGGTTGGGAGAAGGAGCGGAGTTTTCCGCACCTATGGCCACAGCGGTAGCCGGAGGTTTAATTGTTTCTACTTTAATTACTTTGGTATTAATTCCCTGCATGTATATTGTTTTTGATAATTTAAGTAATCGTTTTCAACGAAGAGGTAGGAAAGCGGCAAAGGTTTCGGAAGTTGTAAAATGA
- a CDS encoding efflux RND transporter periplasmic adaptor subunit → MFKRRILLIFLFCSLVFTGCLGSSEINEADDPVISQIPVSVEKIQLGSLTKEIPLGGLLKAREEVYLVAKNPIFEIKEVLAEVGDYVWQGTPLITFDSREFDLQLKQAELALKRNQELYELGAISKFQLEQAETALENLRIQKENCQLLSPINGVVAAVEAKEGQLAGNTPLMVLLDLASLELEIQVSESLINRLSKGQTLKVSVPAAGEKRFTGTVSQIPFQVDPRTKAYPVKVTLPNTQGLLKDGMYGEVQLVVEDRDEVIVIPQAAVVEYEQQEVVFVVENDLVRQCEVKLGLAHEGLVEVVEGLQVGDLLIVEGQYGVREGTVVTPLMRGETS, encoded by the coding sequence ATGTTTAAAAGACGAATTTTATTAATTTTTTTATTTTGTAGTTTAGTTTTTACAGGTTGTTTAGGTTCTAGTGAAATAAATGAGGCAGATGACCCGGTAATTTCGCAAATACCGGTTAGTGTAGAAAAGATACAATTGGGTTCTTTAACTAAAGAGATTCCTTTGGGGGGGTTGTTAAAGGCCCGGGAAGAAGTATATCTGGTGGCCAAGAATCCTATCTTTGAAATTAAAGAAGTTTTGGCCGAAGTTGGTGATTATGTTTGGCAGGGTACACCTTTGATTACCTTTGATTCAAGAGAATTTGATTTACAATTAAAACAAGCTGAATTGGCTTTAAAAAGAAATCAGGAATTATATGAATTGGGGGCTATTTCTAAATTTCAATTGGAGCAGGCGGAAACGGCATTAGAGAATTTACGGATTCAAAAAGAAAATTGTCAGCTTTTAAGTCCCATTAATGGGGTAGTGGCTGCTGTGGAAGCTAAAGAAGGACAATTAGCTGGAAATACTCCTTTGATGGTATTGCTTGATTTAGCTAGTTTGGAATTGGAAATTCAGGTGAGTGAAAGTTTAATTAATCGTTTAAGTAAAGGGCAAACATTAAAAGTTAGTGTGCCGGCCGCGGGAGAGAAAAGGTTTACAGGGACAGTTAGTCAGATTCCCTTTCAGGTTGACCCGCGTACAAAGGCTTACCCGGTAAAAGTTACCTTACCTAATACACAAGGCTTATTGAAAGATGGTATGTATGGGGAAGTGCAATTGGTGGTGGAGGATCGCGATGAAGTGATTGTTATTCCACAAGCTGCGGTAGTGGAATATGAACAGCAAGAAGTAGTTTTTGTGGTAGAAAATGATTTGGTAAGACAGTGTGAAGTAAAATTGGGCCTTGCTCATGAAGGTTTAGTAGAAGTAGTGGAAGGATTGCAAGTAGGAGATCTCCTGATTGTGGAAGGACAATATGGGGTGCGGGAAGGTACAGTGGTGACACCTTTAATGAGGGGTGAAACCTCATGA